Proteins from one Chthoniobacterales bacterium genomic window:
- a CDS encoding ATP-binding protein: MWLLAAPTSFPYLFPAFASFCLFLGLAFPLFGTSKLRGGRKIPIVIGCLAVGILSAFIGWLLKGSFGSADGDIFLFGLLLVVLLIVLFATCIVVDTGQPTSFSQAVNPDVEAQQRNQIIAEIPVGVWKLGPGGYTTTINHEMCRLLEMDRPDDLAGYTYHSFFTPDSLNRLRLEFFTPTEPVPRIADAEIVATSGRKRLVEVRSFPDFESDGSQTGLMLIVQDVSEARALETENRKLTTLPKFCPFPIMSFTSSANLIYFNEAARELARSLGSEGDLAILPLDMQEIIKNCIASGQTTLQHEINLRGRTISWSFFPVKEAQVVHCYATEITQRLTLENQLRQAQRMESVGQLAGGIAHDLNNLLNIIMGYTGLLELRVQGKKEETEHLQRIVTATERAADLTQNLLTFSRKQVMQPKTLDLNEVLTSQTKLVQGIVGNTVTLQTTYAPGLPPVQIDPAMVESIITNLAANASDAMPTGGQLVISTRLLEIDEKTLSAHPGGRKGKFVCLSVADTGTGIEPEIANRIFEPFFSTKGGGKERGLGLAEVQGAVKQHRGWIEVSSQPRQGATFRIFLPATPQEWLDEPTETPVETAKVSGGPEKILIVEDEPALLALASNVLESYGYEIITAESGEEAMEKWKSVEGEIDLLLTDVVMPSGIGGSDLARHFRKEKPGLKIIYTSGFNKETLDADEPVEEGVNFLPKPYLSAALAQVVRAQLDRD; the protein is encoded by the coding sequence ATGTGGCTTCTGGCGGCTCCGACCTCTTTTCCCTACCTTTTCCCGGCATTTGCCAGCTTTTGCCTGTTTCTCGGACTCGCCTTCCCGCTTTTTGGAACGAGCAAACTGCGCGGCGGTAGAAAAATTCCCATTGTCATCGGCTGCCTGGCCGTCGGCATTCTGAGCGCGTTCATCGGCTGGCTGTTGAAAGGTTCTTTCGGCAGCGCGGACGGCGACATTTTTCTCTTCGGCCTGCTGCTCGTCGTGCTGCTGATCGTGCTTTTTGCGACTTGCATCGTGGTGGACACAGGCCAGCCGACGTCGTTTTCTCAGGCGGTGAATCCCGATGTGGAAGCGCAGCAGCGCAACCAAATCATCGCCGAAATCCCCGTCGGCGTCTGGAAACTCGGTCCCGGCGGTTACACGACGACGATCAACCACGAAATGTGCCGACTGCTCGAAATGGATCGCCCGGACGATCTCGCGGGTTACACCTATCACTCGTTTTTCACGCCCGACTCGCTGAATCGACTGCGACTCGAATTTTTTACCCCGACCGAGCCGGTCCCGCGCATTGCGGACGCCGAAATCGTGGCCACCAGCGGACGCAAACGTCTCGTGGAAGTGCGCAGTTTTCCCGACTTTGAGAGCGATGGAAGTCAGACCGGGCTGATGCTGATCGTGCAGGACGTCTCGGAGGCGCGCGCGCTGGAAACGGAGAATCGCAAGCTGACCACGCTGCCGAAGTTTTGCCCGTTTCCCATCATGTCGTTCACCTCGTCGGCGAACCTGATTTATTTCAACGAAGCCGCCCGCGAACTGGCCCGCTCCCTCGGCAGCGAGGGCGATCTAGCCATTCTCCCGCTCGATATGCAGGAGATTATCAAGAACTGCATTGCCTCCGGCCAGACCACCTTGCAGCACGAGATCAACCTGCGCGGCCGCACCATTTCCTGGTCGTTCTTCCCGGTAAAAGAGGCGCAGGTCGTCCATTGCTATGCGACTGAAATCACACAGCGCCTGACCCTCGAAAACCAGCTCCGCCAGGCCCAGCGCATGGAATCCGTCGGCCAACTCGCGGGCGGCATCGCGCACGATCTGAACAATCTGCTCAACATCATCATGGGCTACACCGGGCTCCTCGAATTGCGCGTTCAGGGCAAAAAAGAGGAGACTGAGCACTTGCAACGAATCGTCACCGCCACCGAGCGCGCGGCCGATTTGACCCAGAACCTGCTCACGTTTTCGCGGAAGCAGGTCATGCAGCCGAAGACGCTCGACCTCAACGAAGTGCTCACGAGTCAGACCAAACTCGTCCAGGGAATCGTCGGAAACACGGTCACTTTGCAGACGACTTACGCGCCCGGTTTGCCGCCGGTGCAGATCGACCCGGCGATGGTCGAGTCGATCATTACCAATCTCGCCGCGAACGCCTCCGACGCCATGCCAACCGGCGGGCAACTCGTCATTTCCACTCGTTTGCTGGAGATCGACGAGAAGACGCTGTCGGCACATCCGGGCGGACGCAAAGGCAAATTCGTCTGCCTGAGCGTGGCCGATACGGGAACCGGGATCGAACCCGAGATCGCGAACCGCATTTTCGAGCCGTTCTTTTCCACGAAAGGCGGCGGCAAGGAACGCGGCCTCGGTCTGGCCGAAGTCCAGGGCGCGGTCAAACAACATCGGGGCTGGATCGAAGTCTCCAGCCAGCCGAGACAGGGGGCTACCTTCCGGATTTTCCTGCCTGCGACGCCTCAGGAATGGCTCGATGAACCGACTGAAACTCCCGTGGAAACGGCGAAAGTTTCCGGTGGCCCGGAGAAGATTCTCATCGTCGAGGACGAGCCCGCGCTGCTCGCGCTCGCCAGCAACGTTCTGGAAAGTTACGGCTACGAGATCATCACCGCCGAGTCGGGCGAGGAAGCGATGGAGAAATGGAAGTCTGTCGAGGGGGAGATCGACCTGCTTTTGACCGACGTCGTCATGCCAAGCGGCATCGGCGGCAGCGATCTGGCACGTCATTTCCGCAAGGAGAAACCGGGCTTGAAAATCATCTACACAAGCGGTTTCAACAAGGAAACGCTCGACGCCGACGAACCCGT
- a CDS encoding FAD-dependent oxidoreductase has protein sequence MKKVAIIGAGLAGLSAAQRLQASGCEVVVLEKSRSLGGRCASRLWEGNVVDHGAQYFTMRVPSFSEEMHRLCGDSIQRIEAPITLELGSVLPERSPRYYHVKGNNHLGRALGEGLTIRKETTVEVLEAAGGKWLVAGDVYDAVLVTAPWPQAAKLLGTSIPMDTFAPCLTALFSYAMPWTGRSPEIYAHSWAGDDLAWSACENHKSGRIQPGQVVFVAQAGRSFSEIWLEADPAEWAATLRNALELRWGLDPAAFSGQFTHRWRYARSLGKIAQPDLPRGLYVSGDAFSDSRVESAWLAGAKVADRMLA, from the coding sequence ATGAAAAAAGTGGCAATCATCGGTGCCGGGCTCGCCGGCTTGAGCGCGGCGCAGCGGCTGCAAGCGAGCGGCTGCGAGGTGGTCGTGCTGGAGAAATCGCGCAGCCTCGGAGGACGCTGCGCCTCGCGTCTCTGGGAGGGAAATGTGGTCGATCACGGCGCGCAATATTTTACCATGCGAGTTCCATCGTTCTCAGAGGAAATGCATCGGCTCTGCGGCGACTCCATTCAAAGAATCGAAGCCCCGATAACGCTGGAACTCGGCTCCGTTTTGCCGGAACGCAGCCCGCGCTATTATCATGTGAAGGGGAATAATCACCTCGGACGCGCCCTCGGCGAGGGGCTCACCATTCGCAAGGAAACGACCGTCGAAGTCCTCGAAGCGGCGGGTGGAAAATGGCTCGTCGCCGGGGACGTTTACGATGCCGTGCTCGTCACCGCCCCGTGGCCGCAAGCGGCAAAATTACTCGGGACTTCCATTCCAATGGACACGTTTGCCCCGTGCCTAACCGCCCTTTTTTCCTACGCCATGCCGTGGACGGGCCGAAGCCCGGAAATCTACGCGCACTCGTGGGCGGGCGACGACCTCGCCTGGTCCGCCTGCGAAAACCACAAGTCGGGTCGCATTCAACCGGGGCAGGTCGTCTTCGTCGCTCAGGCGGGGCGCAGTTTCAGTGAAATCTGGCTGGAGGCCGATCCCGCCGAATGGGCCGCGACTCTGCGCAATGCCTTGGAACTCCGCTGGGGCCTCGATCCGGCGGCGTTTTCGGGGCAATTCACTCATCGCTGGCGATATGCGCGCTCCCTCGGGAAAATCGCCCAACCCGACTTGCCGCGTGGACTTTACGTGAGTGGCGACGCGTTTTCCGACTCAAGGGTGGAATCCGCCTGGCTGGCCGGAGCCAAGGTCGCTGATCGGATGCTCGCCTAA